A section of the Drosophila sechellia strain sech25 chromosome 3L, ASM438219v1, whole genome shotgun sequence genome encodes:
- the LOC6605297 gene encoding protein new-glue 3, with product MKYSCVLLLLATVACFLVSLSSASTTTTTTTDATTTTTTASSSDTTTTTASSSDSTTTTTDASSSKKKHTIHYKRKVHRPKKVKTIHRKKNRSG from the coding sequence ATGAAGTACTCCTGTGTTCTGCTCCTCTTGGCCACTGTCGCCTGTTTCCTAGTGAGCCTGTCCAGTGCCAGTACCACGACCACGACCACGACAGATGCGACCACGACAACGACCACCGCCTCGTCCTCggacaccaccaccaccacagccTCGTCATCGGACAGCACAACCACCACCACGGATGCCTCCTCCTCCAAGAAGAAGCACACGATCCACTACAAGCGCAAGGTGCACCGCCCCAAGAAAGTCAAGACGATCCACAGGAAGAAGAACCGCAGCGGTTAA
- the LOC6605299 gene encoding uncharacterized protein LOC6605299 produces the protein MQAKSSSSRSNNKCNQNKDAALLTLKPAQGQSTKSGHAHESRHGNGGDGDGDDDGDVDDVAFRCDAPGNQPATAYYRRPAFPDPETLSLPLVLPNISQTQKQR, from the coding sequence ATGCAGGCCAAGTcgagcagcagccgcagcaacaacaagtgcaACCAAAACAAAGATGCTGCGCTCCTGACACTGAAACCCGCACAAGGCCAATCGACGAAATCAGGCCACGCACACGAATCCCGACACGGTAAcggtggcgatggcgatggcgatgacgaTGGCGATGTAGATGACGTAGCGTTCCGATGCGATGCCCCCGGCAATCAGCCTGCCACAGCCTACTACAGAAGGCCGGCTTTCCCGGACCCGGAGACACTGTCACTCCCACTCGTACTCCCGAACATATCCCAAACCCAAAAGCAGAGGTAA